From the Trichoplusia ni isolate ovarian cell line Hi5 chromosome 1, tn1, whole genome shotgun sequence genome, the window TATCTTCTGTCCTGcgtttttaaatcattatctTTTACAtactcattaatttatttagaaatatataaatgtttgtttgcagCTGTGCCTGGAGGAGGAGGAGGTGTGGCGCTGCGCGCTGGCGTGGGCCAAGCAGCGCGCCGGCGTGACGCAGCCCACCGCGCACTGGACCGAGGAGGAGCGCGCGCGCGTCGTCACGCACCTCGCGCCGCTCATGCAGCATGTGCGCCTGCTGCTCATCGGTACTGCACAGGCCCACTTACACGAGCACGTCATATCGGGCCCTCCGCACACTGAAAGATATTATTTTGCCAACTTACTGCAGCTGTAAATTGATTTAGGCAGATTTTAATAAGTTACACGAAAAAAAGAGTGTTATGGTCACcatatgatttaaaaaagtgtACTGAAAAGTTGCGAGTTCGATCTCCGCATGCGACAAGTATTTGTGACCTACACTTGCTTGTCTAAGTCTGGGAGTAATCGATATACATATGTACTGTGTCTGCAGACAGCGCGGTGTTCGCGGAGGAGGTGGAGCCGACGGGCGCGGTGCCCATGGAGCTGTCGCTGGAGCGCTaccgccgcgccgcgctgcacgccgcgcccgcgccgcgccccgccaGCGACAAGCGCACGCAGCCCAGGTACCAGGCCTACTCACGTCAGCCTGTGTGAGTCCCGAAGCGGgtcacaggcctcttcccggaTAGGGAGGGATTGAGCCCTGATTACTACGCCAGCTCACTACtggtattttaatgtttggGATCCAGGTTTCCgcacaatgttttccttcactgtaAGTCAGTCAGTAGTTCAGTAATTACTGTAGTTagttagaataattaagaaagtgtaCGTAAGTATAACTGAAAAATTCGCAAAGGTAGCTTCACTGCGTCGGGATCGGACCTGCACCACGTCCATACAAACTCATGCAAAGAACTGCAAGGCCACTACGATATTCACTTCTAAACTATAGTCATGAATAATTACTCAATCCACCTGAGTGTCAGTGGTAGTGTTagatattgtataaatataattatgactaATTTTGTTACAGGTTGGCAGTCAACATGTTTACCGGTTCGTTAATACTGCAGCAAGATAAGAGCGCGTTCCAGGCTGTAATCAACAACTGGTAATCATTTGACAGTTTGTCAAACATAGTACCCGAAATccgtaaaaatacataaatatgattttagtattattatttttggtgcAACTACATTCACACCCTATTCTGTAGATAAATACAAGTTCACTTCTCCTCAGGTGCGGAACTCCCAAGCAGTCGTGGCGGCTGATCTTCCGCGCGTCCACTCACGGCTTCTCTGCGCAGGCCTTCCACTCGCACTGCGACGGTGTGGCGCCCGTACTGCTGCTGGTGCAGGTACATATTATGCTAGGAACATCATCGCGTTACTGCTCCAAGCGGCAATCGTACATATTTACAGTTCATCATTTTGCCGTATCTGCGTAAAACCTAtctgtcatcatcatcaccatcatcatctcagcctatagctgtccactgctggacataggcctctccatatgttctccagcgcgaccggttcattgccacctgcatccaacgaacccagcggctttcaccaAGTCGTCTGTCCATTTGGCAGGTGGCCATCCCACGCTGCGCTAAACCtatctgtaaaattaaattagtattagTAAAGAGAATTTGACCATAGGTATGGCTAAAATTACGAGTCGAATCTGGGTAAAATTGAGAAAATGCTCAGAGATTGACACACATGAGGCCTATACCTAGCACTATTACGGCAAGAACGGATGATGGTTaataagtagtaaaaatatgtataatgtataacGTTGTTGGTGTCAGTTGTCCCGCGGCGAGGTGGTGGGCGGGTTCAGCGAGGCGGCGTgggtggcgggcggcgcgggcggctaCGCGGCCGCCGAGCGCGCCTTCCTGTTCGCGCTGGCCGAGCCGCCCGCGCGGTACACGCTGCTCAAGAAGGCCTTCGCGCTCTGCTACCATCCCGAGTCAGTACACTAGGAACAACTTGCACCTAAAATTGACAAATAGGCCCTTTGGCAAAAACTTGTaaagatgtaaataaaacaattgctaCTACAACTTTTCACGAACTAAACTTTATATTCCCTACAGTTGTGGGCCAATATTCGGCGCAGGCGCAGACCTGTTCATCTCGAGCAACTGCAACAGCAACAGCGAGAGCTACAGCAACCTTCACTCGTACGGCGACCAGATGGCGCCCGCCTCGCTCGCCACTGACTACAACTTTACCGTCAGAGATTATGAGGTCTTCACttataaacacaattaaattgTTGGTAAAAACTTAAATACCAACATTACAAACATACTATTTAATCCATACGAATCATGGATCATGTTTCCCACAACATTAACGTTTTCTAAGACTGTTTGCCTCAAGCTTGATAGTAGAAAAACTATCAATGAGATTATTTATCGATTCCTTTAATGGtttattactttcatttttaaattattaagaaatataccTCCTAGTATTATGTCTAATGAACCACGCACAAATAAAGTTAAGAATTTAGATGAGGAGCTTAGCAGCTAGGTTGTAGCTACTTGCCCCTAGATGGCGCTGCCTGTTACACATTGTATCGTATCaccaatatttgtaaaaatggcAGTAACACAATTTATACTTACTgaatgagattttatttttatattttcatgtctTTTTATTGgagcaataaaaatgaaattatttttcggCGTTTTACTTTGCTTTTGGTgtgaaatttataatatttgttcctATACACATTTTAATTCGATTATATTCATCATTCTCCTTTtcatatcattataataatttaagctTATCGATGCCATCTGTTAGGCTTACTTACTCTGTACTTAAAGGTGTTGGTAAATAGTTTCCCTTTGGCGCATCTAGATGTCGGGACGAAACTCATCAGTTTTTGTACGCAATAAAAGTAATTCACACAGATGGCGCTACTATCGGATCATAGAAGtactttttgtaatgaaatcattatatattttatggaaactatagttttatatttgcatttaatgttttttttgtaattaaaatcgatttaaatgtAGTACTttggtatatattttattagatcaTATTGTGcttgagatataaaaaaaaatacatgttaacaCTCCGGGTAGCGCATACCATCATAATATCtacatttcagattttttaCTGACTTTTAGACAAAATCAAATGAGAACTCCGTGCGTCTCCCCTATGGAAGTACCCTAATCTGTTAGACCAAATGGACGAAATTATTAAACACACTCTTTGTGTGATTTTAAACATATCCATGACCGGGCTTGGTCCCAAGCCACACTCCTCATTCGGATGGGAGGGCTCGGTATCCGCAAAATTTCAAGTACTAGTTTACCAGCGTACCTATCCTCGGTCCACGGCACTGATAAATTAACCAGGAAAATTCTAGCTCCAATACTGATTGATTTTGAAGTGCCGTGCTTCTCCGAGGCTGTGGATGCCTGGAGACTCGCCTGCCCATGTGCAAATTTACCTGGTTGCCCATCATCTCAAAAGCTGTGGGACGAGCCGCTTTGCAGAGTAGTTCAGGACCATCTGATTTCTACTTCTGCCACTCCTGCGGAGCGGGCGCGCCTCCTGGCTGTGAGTGAGTGGGAGTCAGGTCTTTGGATTACGCACTACCGTCGTCGAATATAGGCACCTTGTTCGACGACACAACTTTCCGTCTCGTTGCTGCCTTAAGACTAGGTGCTTCATCTTGTTCTCCGCATCGCTGCCACTGTGGTGAAGTAGTCAACAGTCTCGGACACCACGGTCTATCATGCAGCCGTAGTGCAGGTCACATGCCTCGTCACGCGAGTATTAATGACATTATCCGTCGAGCTCTTGTTGCCGTCGGCGTACCTGCTGTATTAGAAtctaatggtttggtacgcgatgatggcaagagaccggacggtatgtctttgttcccttggaagatggataggcctttagtgtgggacgccacttgtgtcgatactcttgcgccatctcaccttcccggttTATCGAgttgcgctggctctgctgccgcggctgctgaaaacctcaaacggcgcaaatatggtaatctagttggtagttacttctttgagccgtttggggttgaaacttttgggccgtgggggccgagtgccaaaacgctttttaaagacctagcaaagcgtctcgttgacacttctcgtgacccaaaggctggcttttacctcgctcagagcattgccattcaacgtggcaatgctgccagccttttgggcacactcccagccgtcagagatgccgatgaattttttgatgctttaatttaatattttttttgttttttaacttgtaaatatttaactctataaaattgtaaataaataaaatgagaacTTTGTTTACATAAGAATACTCTTCTGAACATCTCAATAGACAATTTCCTGAGCTGGCTGTTCCAAAAATTTTGGGATTCCaactattaacataaaaattccaacaaattccaaaaaaatatatatcaaattTACTTTATTCACATGGCCACACTTACACTGGCATTCAAATCTGAAATACAATTTGGGGTTTTGGAACATGCTTagatgtttgttgtttttactaTCGCTTCCTGTTATTTACACTATTCTACACACAGAGGTAACTTATCATCAGCGGTTAAGCACTTGATCCTCATCTGAGTACTGATAAGGTTTATTTACGATGTCAAGAATATCTTATATTGGTCTTCTGAAGTCTTTGCCAAAGACAGTTGTCGGTTCCGACATCTTGATGGCCGGTTTCCTTGCTACGTTCGATGAAATTAGCTGAAAGAAGATGGTATCTGGATCTAAATGTAACTGTTTTATCGCCTCAAAACAAGGAGGCGCTTTGTTGCCAGGCATTTTATAATAAGGaagtatttgaaaaacaatCTAATAAGTCTTTCAGATAGAATTCTAAAAACATtcctagatttttttattttgttttattgcgtaaacaaaaatgaaaatggtaCAGAAAGTTGGAATCTCGTTTGACGTCACATACCAGTATACTTTTTAACAAGTGACGTTTTTACCTCTCACCATCTTTGATGCAAAACGCATCAAACTGCAAATTCgtaattctttaaataataattaaaaaaatattacgtattctatattttttcacaaGCTACCTGcccaataaatttttagtattttttggtGTTTACGACGGTTTCAGCCTGTTCTGTGGTCCATGGCATTCGCTCTGTCAATGAGCAGCTGGTCAGCTCCCAACCTAGGTATTATCTAGTGCATGCGGAACAAGCTCTCAAGTTGAcactaaaacatcaaaattctTAATCTTACCTCGTGTGAAGGTTATTTTTCGAGgtttgcttttatttctttaattcttcTTTTTCGTACTTTCcttaatcatatttaatatCGATTCCGAAATTGCAAGTTAAGTTTTTCACAGTGGCTTATGAGGTAAAGTAGGCAttaaatacgtacataataaaaataaaaatattatgattgaaattaaatttcattgtttatataaattcatAGAACTTGCAACTTGAAGAATTGTTGCAAGGCTACGTTTATATTGACAGTAGAACTTGGCACCCAGTAGCATTAACACATCGCTAACTAATTCCACACGTCGAGTTTTTATAGActtaacttacatcttcttaaTTGTGTAGTACCTatagtaaatactaaatacgatacgatttttaaacattgattTAGATTTAGTAACTATCATGCAACAACATACATACCTATATGcatacttattacttattagtAGGATAGGATTTTTCCCCTTAACATGGTACCCGCCGCGACATTGCACTCCTAGGTACACAATTCTAGTTCTGCATTCGCGGGCCACTGGCCTTCAGCGAAAGTCAAAGCAATCTGGAAAGTCCGATCGGAAAACCCCAAAGCCCTATAACGGCACTTTGAGCTGACTTTGAGTCATTAAGTAGGTACCAGAGTGGCAGGTTATACTGGACTGACGTATTACTTGCAATGTCAATAAAGATAATGTTTAGGTACAAACACTAAGTTGACTCACGGATGATCGACCCATTTCTTGTTTGCCAGAAGTTTGAATATTTCATCCTATAAGGTCACACCCATTTCTGTTGTACAAATATGACGCCCACAGTGAGAACGTTTATTTCCACGTGTGTCTGCTGGCAAAATGTTCAATGATGGTGAGCTCACACACATCAGGGGCATCGGTCTCGATTCTCCACAACCTCCATAATTCGTTTGTCTGCCATAATGACCACAACATTGGTCGTGAGCCGCGCCGAGCCGTTTTAACTCTAAAACCAATAATTAGAACGGTAATTCTAAACCGTATGGTTAGCAAAATTATGGCTTAAACCGCAAACTGGatgtaacaattaaatttacattttaacgaCACGAAACTGTTGTTTTTTGTCATCTCTGAGATGTTTTATAATTGTGAACATCACCTGACGGACGAGGCCGGCTCGCTGATGCTGTGGAGGTATGCATGTTGTTTACATTGTTCAGATATTACTGTTGATTGGAATTCTTAATTTTTGTCGCTAAATATTTTGGGATATCCAAATATCACAAACCCCTATGGCATCAAGACTTCTTTAAAGTCTTGCAACTTATCCGTTGGAACAATGAACGCGCGTTAGGCCCGTCAGTAATTAATGGCATGTTATGAACTTCTGTTACTAATTATATGACAAGATTGACGCGTTCCCTTGAGCAGTTAGGAAACAGTTTGAGACGTAAGCAAcaataaacaagtaaataatgttCAGCACAAGTTATGGTTGTCCATGTCCCCGTCAGACTTACTTGACACCGCCACGTCGCCACGTGGTTCCTATCCGTTGCCACTGATGTCAGATGGTTTATGACCGAACATATGATCCACATTATGTTACCGATAGTCTCCGACAATCCGCCAAAATGGACAATACCCTGGGCAACACCTAAAAAGAACCAGAACAGCGGAAGTCCACTGCTTATAATAAGGACAAAAGCGTCTGAAGGTGGGCataattttattagatcaaaacaaaagtttcatcacatattatttttttgttttatggatgaaaaaatatacaaaacattatcAATTAGATACGTGAAAAATTCTAAAAAGCAAACTCGTGAACGATTCCAAAGATGAAatgatatatttatgaaaagttttaCTTGAACTACATACTTGGTTACATTCATTTAACTCTACGTACGCTCTAAAAAACGCTGCTAATTAAACTGGCTGTTAAACGAGTCTTGTTGCTAGGCGCCAACGAAACAAAAGACAGCGACCTTTGCTCAAGCGCACAACTCGGGTAAGCTACAAACGAACTGCTTTGCAAACGTAGCTgtgacataaataataaataaataaacaagttaagGCTTTACATCATAGCCTGCAGCGCGGTCGTCCTTGCTGATCCGGATGTAGATCACATGTCGAAGATCCAAGCTCCCGACTCCCGAGGagattacacaaatattatagtGTTCCCATGCGGGCGCCAAGACCGCGCCGCGCCGACGTCAACCAGGAAGCGGCTCCCAGTTATCAGAACATGTCACGGTGCGTGGACTCAGGTTGGCTttgtgttgaaaaaaatatatcgggCCTAGAATAATCCAAATTATAAGCATCCTATCTTAAAATTGAatgtaaagtacagaaaaaaataactgtgaCTGATTATCCTAAATGTTACGGTGTTCGTCAACctatgaataaaaaattgcgTCTCGCCCGGCGGTATCGATCACTAAGTTTTTTACGATTATGTAAAGGTTGAAAAAAAGGCACCGCGTTGTCTGTATGTAACGGTGTttaaaattacctatttattagTTTCAGGTTTATAAAAAACTGCGAGCCATCGATTGACGGACATTATCGACTATGATACAATCTATTCAGATCCGACCTCAGAGTGACCGGATTATCGATGAGTAAGAAATGTTTTGACACAGATTAGCTCGCGCGACACGTGTAACCCAGCTCGGGCTGACGGCGGCCGCAGGTGAGCCTGCTGTCGGCAAGGGAGGCTCCAGGGTGATAGGTGCTTGTCTGTCAGCTACGTGTTTATCAAGGATTGAACCAAAACAAATGCtaggaaatatttgttttctagaCACGTCtaaaaagtaaatgatttatttgtattaggTCCTTTTTGGGTGCGGCACCGCTCCGGTGATCTACGAAGGTAAGCCCGCTACAACTGCGTTTTCGGAATAAAAAATGGAACCTTCATCCCCGCAAATTCACCCAAGTcatattggtttttttttaggaaaccAAGTAAATGATACTGGTTTTTCATTCGTTATTTTAAGGGAAATATGTGTATAACAGtcttgatatattattatgattgaaCAACCTGAAACGAGCAGTAGACTAATggcatgattttttatttatttaaatacttacaacgATCATTACAGAAATTATATCCTAATACGATAGTGTAGATACACCTCTATTCATAGACCAACTTAGAACAAACTTAACAGTCTTTACATATTatctttaaagttattatattaaattctcttCGGTTACATGTAAAAAGATCTATGTTTCGGCGACTAGATTTAATGCGTGTAGATTTCTTATTAGTGGCGTCATATTatgctagaacataattatgcTCAACATGGaatcttcaaaaacaatttgtaaaatatgtaccTAACTTGTAACATACT encodes:
- the LOC113498252 gene encoding kelch-like protein 2 isoform X2, coding for MPHVQVETFRLFVQYVYTGKLLLQDSGVFEMMTLAADLGVEDLRSACEDHVTSTLSVESACTLLAAAMEIQDRPGGKSASSFMERCITFIGDNAADCVKTNAFLNLPKEALIKLISSDFLCLEEEEVWRCALAWAKQRAGVTQPTAHWTEEERARVVTHLAPLMQHVRLLLIDSAVFAEEVEPTGAVPMELSLERYRRAALHAAPAPRPASDKRTQPRLAVNMFTGSLILQQDKSAFQAVINNWCGTPKQSWRLIFRASTHGFSAQAFHSHCDGVAPVLLLVQLSRGEVVGGFSEAAWVAGGAGGYAAAERAFLFALAEPPARYTLLKKAFALCYHPDCGPIFGAGADLFISSNCNSNSESYSNLHSYGDQMAPASLATDYNFTVRDYEVFTYKHN
- the LOC113498252 gene encoding BTB/POZ domain-containing protein 19 isoform X1 yields the protein MANRVTGTCCTASVERAGLPGLLRDLQRLSEDQDSADIVFILGPSEEKVYAHKIILIARCKSFQNTKRGEVCRIPGCTVTPSIGGQPTPIRMPHVQVETFRLFVQYVYTGKLLLQDSGVFEMMTLAADLGVEDLRSACEDHVTSTLSVESACTLLAAAMEIQDRPGGKSASSFMERCITFIGDNAADCVKTNAFLNLPKEALIKLISSDFLCLEEEEVWRCALAWAKQRAGVTQPTAHWTEEERARVVTHLAPLMQHVRLLLIDSAVFAEEVEPTGAVPMELSLERYRRAALHAAPAPRPASDKRTQPRLAVNMFTGSLILQQDKSAFQAVINNWCGTPKQSWRLIFRASTHGFSAQAFHSHCDGVAPVLLLVQLSRGEVVGGFSEAAWVAGGAGGYAAAERAFLFALAEPPARYTLLKKAFALCYHPDCGPIFGAGADLFISSNCNSNSESYSNLHSYGDQMAPASLATDYNFTVRDYEVFTYKHN